Proteins from a single region of Sneathiella aquimaris:
- a CDS encoding leucyl aminopeptidase family protein — protein sequence MPHVTQDEVASSIPINLVAPTAFSGWCDGQSDRVKTWIDANGFTGKEGQHLIVPGDDGTISSVVLMKETNSWDIWSLAGLPENLPEGIYHLAMELEANLATEVAAGWSLGTYIFDRYKKSEATFATLVMPENADADEVERLVFATNLARDLVNIPTSDMGPRALEAAASQIAGEFEARQTNIVGDDLLTYHYPMVHAVGRASSEAPRLIDMVWGDSDAPKVTIVGKGVCFDTGGLDLKPSAAMLMMKKDMGGAAMALALSHLIMDANLPVRLRVLIPAVENAVSGNAYRPGDVLVSRSGKTVEIGNTDAEGRLVLADAMTAADEEEPDLLIDFATLTGAARVAVGTELAATFTDDEGLFDGIEKHAKAVNDPVWRLPLWSEYRSLIDSKIADINNSGSTGFGGAITAGLFLKEFVEKSKSWVHFDIMAYNNRARAGRPIGGEAFAIRAVYSYLKERYAR from the coding sequence ATCCCGCATGTAACGCAAGACGAGGTTGCATCCTCAATTCCGATTAATCTTGTTGCACCAACCGCTTTTTCGGGCTGGTGTGATGGTCAATCTGACCGCGTGAAGACTTGGATTGATGCAAACGGTTTTACCGGAAAAGAAGGGCAGCACCTGATTGTTCCAGGGGATGATGGCACGATTAGCTCAGTTGTTTTAATGAAAGAAACGAATAGCTGGGATATCTGGTCACTTGCCGGTTTACCGGAAAATCTGCCGGAAGGCATCTATCATCTTGCTATGGAGCTGGAGGCGAACCTCGCAACGGAAGTTGCCGCAGGATGGTCGCTTGGCACTTATATCTTCGATCGCTATAAAAAAAGCGAAGCCACATTTGCCACGCTGGTGATGCCTGAAAATGCAGATGCTGACGAAGTTGAAAGACTGGTTTTCGCGACCAATCTCGCCCGTGATCTGGTCAATATCCCAACCTCCGATATGGGACCACGTGCCTTGGAAGCGGCAGCTTCTCAAATTGCGGGAGAGTTTGAAGCACGTCAGACCAATATCGTGGGGGATGATTTGCTCACCTATCATTACCCGATGGTTCATGCGGTGGGCCGCGCCTCTTCCGAGGCCCCGCGGCTGATCGACATGGTTTGGGGAGACAGCGATGCACCAAAGGTGACCATCGTTGGCAAAGGTGTGTGTTTTGATACAGGTGGCCTGGATCTTAAGCCTTCAGCGGCGATGTTGATGATGAAAAAAGATATGGGCGGCGCTGCAATGGCCCTCGCGCTATCCCATCTTATTATGGATGCGAATTTGCCCGTCCGGTTGCGGGTTTTGATACCGGCTGTGGAAAATGCTGTATCTGGAAATGCGTATCGCCCCGGGGATGTTCTGGTCAGTCGGTCCGGGAAAACTGTTGAAATCGGCAATACGGATGCCGAAGGTCGATTGGTTCTTGCTGATGCCATGACCGCAGCGGACGAGGAAGAGCCTGATCTGTTGATTGATTTTGCTACGTTGACAGGCGCTGCACGGGTTGCGGTCGGTACTGAATTGGCAGCAACATTCACGGATGATGAAGGCCTGTTTGACGGGATTGAAAAGCATGCAAAAGCGGTTAATGATCCTGTCTGGCGGTTGCCTCTCTGGTCGGAGTATCGATCGCTGATCGACAGTAAAATTGCTGATATCAACAATAGTGGCTCTACCGGTTTTGGGGGAGCAATTACAGCGGGGCTTTTCTTGAAAGAGTTTGTTGAAAAAAGCAAAAGCTGGGTTCATTTTGATATCATGGCGTATAACAATCGCGCCCGCGCAGGCCGTCCAATTGGCGGTGAAGCTTTCGCGATCCGCGCTGTTTATTCCTATCTCAAAGAACGGTATGCCCGCTAA
- a CDS encoding GFA family protein, protein MTNAKGGCLCGKLRYEVLKQPARTTICHCKFCQRATGSAYLVEPIFENADVKITLGAPKRYTHLSKGSGKEVYIHFCDNCGTKLFLTFERFDGVVGVYGGTLDDPNWLKITPENAKHIFLADALQGTVVPPHFDTFKKHATENDGTPNAATIFAEPHIIGTE, encoded by the coding sequence ATGACGAATGCCAAAGGTGGATGCCTGTGCGGAAAACTTAGATACGAAGTATTAAAGCAACCGGCACGAACGACCATTTGTCATTGTAAATTCTGCCAGCGTGCCACTGGCTCGGCTTATCTGGTGGAGCCGATATTCGAAAATGCGGACGTCAAGATAACCCTGGGGGCACCAAAGCGTTACACGCATTTATCTAAGGGCAGCGGGAAGGAAGTTTACATTCATTTCTGTGACAATTGCGGGACCAAGTTGTTTTTGACTTTCGAGCGATTTGATGGCGTTGTCGGCGTTTACGGTGGGACGTTAGATGACCCCAACTGGCTGAAAATCACTCCGGAAAATGCCAAACATATTTTCTTGGCGGATGCGCTGCAGGGCACTGTTGTGCCGCCGCATTTCGACACATTCAAAAAGCACGCAACCGAAAATGACGGCACCCCGAACGCCGCGACGATCTTTGCTGAACCGCATATTATTGGCACTGAATAG
- a CDS encoding TAXI family TRAP transporter solute-binding subunit, whose product MTEKTRQEKGCRRRSVIGIFCLSFILGMSALTALSPAQSVTFFRIGTGSTSGTYFPIGTLIGTTITGPPGSRSCEDGGSCGVPGLIAAAQTTRGSVANIKGVLSGNLETGLAQSDIVHAAAKGQGVFKGNKQAQKDLRVIANLYPENVHLVVRKAANIKTVADLKGKRISIDLSGSGTRENAKAILSAYKIGEKDYIPVTANPDKSIRFLQENKLDAFFFVAGYPAIAVAELASNGLVDLLPITGKEAQDLIQAHPFFSTSNIPAGTYVGIGEVETLAVSTQWIVSAKMDDDLVYAITRALWHPRNRVLLDGGHAKGRLIRLETALEGVGNLLHSGARKFYMEIRSEEDG is encoded by the coding sequence ATGACTGAAAAAACAAGACAGGAAAAAGGGTGCCGCCGCAGGTCTGTCATCGGGATTTTTTGTCTTAGTTTTATATTGGGGATGTCTGCATTAACCGCTCTCTCTCCGGCCCAGTCAGTAACGTTTTTCAGGATCGGCACAGGCTCAACGTCAGGCACGTATTTCCCGATTGGTACACTTATTGGTACGACAATTACAGGACCGCCCGGTAGTCGTTCCTGCGAAGACGGCGGAAGTTGTGGGGTCCCCGGTTTGATTGCTGCCGCACAAACCACGCGCGGTTCCGTTGCCAACATTAAAGGTGTTTTATCCGGAAATCTGGAAACAGGCTTGGCTCAGTCCGATATCGTTCATGCGGCGGCCAAGGGGCAGGGCGTCTTTAAAGGAAACAAACAGGCGCAGAAGGATCTGCGCGTTATCGCCAACCTATACCCTGAAAATGTTCACTTGGTCGTCAGAAAAGCCGCCAATATCAAGACTGTTGCGGACCTGAAGGGAAAACGCATTTCCATTGATTTGTCCGGGTCGGGCACGCGCGAAAATGCCAAGGCGATTTTGTCCGCTTATAAAATCGGTGAAAAAGACTATATTCCGGTCACCGCTAATCCAGATAAATCTATCCGTTTTTTGCAGGAAAATAAGCTGGATGCGTTCTTTTTTGTTGCAGGCTATCCGGCAATAGCTGTCGCGGAACTGGCGTCAAATGGCCTTGTAGACCTTTTGCCGATCACGGGGAAAGAAGCACAGGACCTTATTCAGGCCCACCCGTTCTTTTCCACCAGCAATATTCCTGCAGGCACATATGTTGGTATAGGGGAGGTTGAAACCCTGGCGGTGAGTACGCAATGGATTGTTAGTGCCAAAATGGATGATGATCTTGTCTATGCTATTACCCGGGCGTTATGGCACCCTAGAAACCGTGTGCTTCTGGATGGGGGGCATGCAAAAGGCAGGTTGATCCGGCTGGAAACGGCCTTGGAGGGCGTTGGTAATCTTCTTCATTCCGGCGCGCGAAAATTCTATATGGAAATCCGGTCCGAAGAGGACGGCTAA
- the chrA gene encoding chromate efflux transporter yields the protein MAKAKVPPSNISSDDIVPSVRFSEALIVWLRIALLSFGGPAGQIAVMHRLLVDEKKWLSEDRFLHALNFCMLLPGPEAQQLTIYAGWLTHRVIGGVTAGLLFVLPGAVAMMVLSWIYAAFGESGLVDGLFFTLKAAVLAIVFQAVVKIGSKALTNRLKVTISVMSFVALFAFSVPFPAIILCAGLLGYFAGKKGLKAFHTSPPPQDEIKEIPLSAHRLGPYLTTAFVILCLWLTPTLILFLFAGPDHVFTEIAFFFSKMAVVTFGGAYAVLSYVAQAAVTDFGWLQAGEMLDGLGLAETTPGPLIMVTQFVGYLGAYREPGSLSPAMAGLLGGMLTTWVTFTPCFLWIFLGAPYVEKIRQNRALTAALSAITAAVVGVIVNIAFWFLLHVLFGRVVDFSVGILTMSYPEITTFNGLAAIFCGLAFLAVFRFKIGLLPLIAVAALSGIVLHLTGLV from the coding sequence ATGGCCAAAGCCAAGGTGCCACCGTCAAATATTTCGTCAGATGATATTGTGCCTTCTGTGCGATTTTCTGAAGCCTTGATTGTCTGGCTTCGGATTGCGCTATTGAGTTTCGGAGGCCCTGCCGGACAGATTGCGGTCATGCATCGTTTGCTGGTCGACGAAAAGAAATGGCTGAGCGAAGACAGATTTTTGCATGCTCTCAATTTTTGCATGTTGCTGCCGGGCCCGGAAGCTCAACAATTGACTATTTACGCAGGCTGGCTCACCCATCGGGTAATTGGTGGGGTGACAGCCGGTTTATTATTCGTGCTGCCGGGTGCCGTCGCAATGATGGTTTTAAGCTGGATCTATGCCGCCTTTGGTGAAAGCGGGTTGGTGGATGGACTTTTCTTTACGCTAAAGGCCGCTGTTCTCGCAATTGTCTTTCAGGCCGTCGTGAAAATTGGATCGAAAGCGCTGACAAACAGGCTGAAAGTTACCATAAGCGTGATGTCATTTGTCGCGTTGTTTGCTTTTTCCGTCCCGTTTCCAGCAATCATATTGTGCGCAGGTTTATTGGGATATTTCGCCGGAAAAAAAGGGTTAAAGGCGTTTCATACGTCTCCTCCACCGCAGGACGAGATCAAGGAGATACCACTTTCAGCTCACCGACTTGGCCCTTATTTAACGACAGCCTTCGTCATTTTGTGCCTTTGGCTTACGCCAACGCTGATCCTTTTTCTGTTTGCCGGGCCGGATCATGTTTTCACTGAGATTGCTTTCTTTTTCAGTAAAATGGCGGTTGTCACTTTTGGTGGTGCGTATGCCGTTCTTTCCTATGTTGCACAAGCCGCTGTCACTGATTTTGGATGGTTGCAGGCTGGCGAAATGCTGGACGGACTCGGTCTTGCGGAAACTACGCCGGGGCCTTTAATCATGGTGACCCAATTTGTTGGATATCTTGGTGCGTATCGGGAGCCTGGCAGCCTGTCTCCTGCCATGGCGGGCCTGCTTGGCGGAATGCTCACGACATGGGTGACGTTCACGCCTTGTTTTCTCTGGATATTTCTAGGAGCTCCCTATGTCGAGAAAATCCGGCAAAACAGGGCTTTGACCGCCGCTTTGTCCGCCATAACCGCTGCAGTTGTCGGGGTGATTGTTAATATTGCATTTTGGTTTTTACTGCATGTTCTGTTTGGGCGGGTCGTTGATTTTAGCGTCGGTATTCTAACGATGAGTTATCCGGAAATTACGACGTTCAATGGTCTGGCCGCGATATTCTGCGGATTGGCTTTTCTCGCTGTTTTTCGCTTCAAAATCGGATTGCTACCACTGATCGCAGTGGCAGCGCTTTCCGGTATTGTCCTGCATTTAACGGGACTTGTTTAA
- a CDS encoding PilZ domain-containing protein yields the protein MIIGKDIQEMLSKLESERASAGASGETVYAENRAFRRSRVVWEAKLKLCFNQVTLKGEVREITGVVRDISANGAKVDLSEPIFEKTDLELHIPKLGMFRCNVVWQDHTRVGIQFVDNPDTIFAHLTRILPKA from the coding sequence ATGATTATTGGCAAAGACATTCAGGAAATGCTGTCGAAACTGGAAAGTGAGCGCGCTTCCGCCGGTGCTTCTGGGGAGACAGTTTACGCAGAAAACAGGGCCTTCCGACGCAGCCGTGTTGTGTGGGAAGCCAAATTGAAGTTGTGCTTCAATCAGGTCACACTGAAAGGTGAAGTGCGGGAAATAACGGGCGTTGTTCGGGATATTTCTGCAAACGGGGCAAAAGTTGATTTGAGCGAGCCCATTTTCGAAAAGACGGATCTTGAACTTCATATCCCGAAATTGGGGATGTTCCGCTGTAACGTGGTTTGGCAGGATCACACACGGGTGGGTATACAATTTGTCGACAACCCAGATACAATCTTTGCTCACTTAACGCGGATCTTACCGAAAGCGTAA
- a CDS encoding 2-hydroxyacid dehydrogenase, translating into MALLFHSKIKRNDWWREELSKKVPGLEVRFYPDIGDPDDIEFALCFAMPHGVLGKLKNLKAVFSLGAGVDHIFEDPDYPRHVPIARVVDPELTDRMSEYVLQHVLNHHRYQHLYDEQQRKQVWKEKHAPAARNRKVGILGLGALGTGSAETLRKMNFDVAGWSRSPKSIDGVTTFHGPKQLDAFLARTEILVCLLPLTDETTGILNKDLFQKLPEGAALINPGRGPHLNEQELIDALDSGHLSAATLDVFHTEPLPAESPLWNHPRVRVTPHVASIASPGRVTELAAKNIELARAGKPLLNQVDPDKGY; encoded by the coding sequence ATGGCGCTACTATTTCACAGTAAAATCAAACGCAACGACTGGTGGCGGGAAGAACTCTCCAAGAAAGTCCCGGGACTGGAAGTGCGTTTTTATCCTGACATCGGAGATCCCGATGACATTGAATTTGCGTTGTGTTTTGCCATGCCTCACGGGGTTCTGGGTAAACTGAAAAACCTCAAGGCTGTATTTTCTCTTGGTGCGGGCGTCGATCATATTTTTGAAGACCCAGACTATCCAAGACATGTTCCGATCGCGCGCGTCGTCGATCCTGAACTAACCGACCGTATGAGCGAGTATGTCTTACAGCATGTTCTTAATCATCACCGTTACCAGCACCTGTATGATGAACAACAAAGAAAGCAAGTCTGGAAAGAAAAACACGCGCCTGCGGCCCGCAACCGAAAGGTTGGTATTCTTGGGCTGGGAGCGCTTGGAACCGGTTCTGCTGAAACCTTGAGAAAAATGAACTTCGATGTTGCCGGTTGGTCCAGAAGCCCTAAATCAATTGATGGCGTCACAACTTTTCATGGTCCGAAACAACTGGACGCCTTTCTCGCGCGCACGGAAATTCTGGTATGCCTGTTGCCCCTGACTGACGAAACCACCGGAATTCTGAACAAGGATCTGTTTCAGAAGTTGCCTGAAGGCGCCGCCCTCATTAATCCCGGTCGCGGACCGCATCTCAATGAGCAAGAACTGATTGACGCGCTGGACAGTGGACATTTGTCTGCGGCGACACTGGATGTCTTTCACACGGAGCCATTGCCAGCGGAAAGCCCTCTCTGGAACCATCCAAGAGTGCGCGTAACCCCACATGTAGCGAGCATAGCGTCCCCCGGACGGGTCACAGAATTGGCCGCAAAGAATATTGAGCTTGCACGGGCTGGAAAACCTTTGCTCAATCAGGTCGATCCGGACAAAGGCTATTAA
- a CDS encoding LysE family translocator: MSPEFLITSFIVVLAPGTGVLYTIVSGLSRGRASSVAAAFGCTLGILPHLLASIIGLATLLHTSALLFQGVKYAGVAYLLYLAWKTLQDKGSLSFTNQEPSRKSVISTIVTGFAINCLNPKLSIFFLAFLPQFVPINSPSPTGMMAGLGAIFMVMTFAVFILYGVFAAQLRHQITSRPNVLAWFRRGVAGAFTALGTKLAFTDQ, from the coding sequence GTGAGTCCTGAATTTTTAATAACGTCATTTATCGTCGTTCTGGCACCCGGAACAGGCGTTTTATATACCATTGTGTCCGGTTTATCCCGAGGCCGCGCCTCTTCCGTTGCGGCTGCCTTTGGCTGCACTCTTGGAATATTACCGCATCTCTTAGCAAGCATCATCGGGTTGGCAACCCTGCTTCATACCAGCGCCCTTCTTTTTCAGGGGGTCAAATATGCTGGTGTGGCATATCTTCTTTATCTTGCTTGGAAAACCTTGCAGGATAAGGGCAGCTTAAGTTTTACAAATCAGGAACCAAGCCGGAAAAGCGTAATTTCAACCATCGTTACCGGTTTTGCGATCAACTGCCTCAATCCCAAATTATCAATTTTCTTTTTGGCCTTCTTGCCTCAATTTGTCCCCATAAACAGCCCTTCCCCGACCGGCATGATGGCTGGCCTTGGGGCCATTTTTATGGTGATGACTTTTGCCGTTTTTATCCTCTATGGTGTCTTTGCCGCCCAGTTACGGCATCAAATTACCAGTCGACCCAATGTTTTGGCGTGGTTTCGGCGAGGCGTTGCCGGGGCCTTCACGGCCCTCGGCACAAAACTCGCTTTCACGGATCAGTAA
- a CDS encoding response regulator, which yields MRYNTRVALLNIGFGEVEAVSNHSEFMERLEKKHFDLIVGDSRSVGEDTCDLIKQIRHNAIGHNPFVNVIVTLWDASPDVVHSTIDSGTDDLIIRPMSNAHLRDRVSGLVAARKPFIVTSDYIGPERRQIVRGMSRVSQMVVPNSLQAKVENKPELDATPENIKHALQAVNDRKVTIYTELFLHHSSRILSLGADPSKLQERQELIKDMLSMNEDLEHRILGSEFNHVAAFCDALRDLLRRLLTSNEDLKEQEQELLMQIPFAIHKACKELRQSADLAFDIQDLTSILKTASQ from the coding sequence ATGCGATATAATACGCGTGTTGCTTTGTTGAATATCGGCTTTGGTGAAGTCGAGGCGGTTAGCAATCATTCAGAATTCATGGAGCGATTGGAAAAGAAACATTTCGATCTGATCGTAGGAGACAGCCGAAGTGTTGGCGAGGATACTTGTGATCTGATTAAGCAAATCCGCCATAACGCGATTGGTCATAACCCTTTTGTCAATGTGATCGTGACGCTTTGGGATGCGTCGCCCGATGTTGTGCACAGTACGATTGATTCAGGGACGGATGATCTGATTATCCGGCCGATGTCGAACGCCCATCTGCGAGACCGCGTAAGCGGGCTGGTGGCGGCCAGAAAGCCGTTTATTGTGACAAGTGACTATATTGGACCAGAACGGCGTCAGATCGTCCGGGGGATGTCCCGTGTGTCTCAGATGGTAGTCCCTAACTCTCTTCAGGCCAAGGTTGAGAATAAACCGGAGCTGGATGCCACGCCGGAAAATATCAAACATGCTCTGCAGGCGGTGAATGATCGAAAGGTTACAATTTATACCGAACTGTTCCTTCATCATTCTTCCCGAATTTTATCGTTGGGGGCAGATCCCAGTAAATTGCAGGAACGTCAGGAACTGATCAAGGACATGCTGAGTATGAACGAAGATTTGGAGCACCGGATTCTCGGAAGTGAATTTAATCATGTTGCAGCATTTTGTGATGCGTTGCGGGATCTGCTGCGCCGTTTATTGACCTCTAACGAGGATCTGAAAGAACAGGAACAGGAACTGCTGATGCAAATTCCATTTGCCATTCACAAAGCATGCAAAGAATTACGACAGTCTGCGGATCTGGCATTTGATATCCAGGATTTAACGAGCATTTTGAAAACGGCTAGTCAATAA
- a CDS encoding ABC transporter ATP-binding protein produces MAYVSVKNLGISFKVKGQDVPAVTNVSFDINKGETLALVGESGSGKSISALSILQLLPYPLASHPTGSILVDGEEVVGKPQKEMQSIRGNKISMVFQEPMTSLNPLHSIEKQINETLLVHKGMSQSEAGKRVRELLDLVGLEATDERLKAYPHQLSGGQRQRVMIAMALANEPDLLIADEPTTALDVTIQAQILELLLDLQKRLGMAILLITHDLGIVRKMAKDVCVMTNGTIVEAGPVQQIFDAPQHDYTKMLLSAEPKGLPVIKDQNAPEIMRGNHLKVYFPIKAGLLKRTVDHVKAVDDISVCVQAGHTVGVVGESGSGKSTLGLALLRLIRSQGDILYNGKSIQNADWKTLRPLRSEIQVVFQDPYSSLSPRLSVGQIIEEGLLVHYGRGDAKERRALIGETLNEVGLDPDAQDRYPHEFSGGQRQRISIARALILKPKFIILDEPTSALDMSVQAQIVDLLRDLQQKHNLAYLFISHDLKVVRALADTVLVMKDGKVVEQGPADQIFDNPETLYTKALMKAAFDLATL; encoded by the coding sequence ATGGCCTATGTCAGCGTTAAAAATCTGGGGATCTCCTTCAAAGTAAAAGGACAGGATGTTCCGGCCGTTACAAATGTGTCTTTTGACATCAACAAAGGGGAAACTCTTGCTCTTGTCGGGGAAAGCGGGTCCGGAAAATCCATCTCGGCCCTGAGCATCCTGCAATTACTTCCCTACCCGTTGGCCAGCCATCCAACCGGCTCCATTCTGGTGGACGGAGAGGAAGTTGTTGGAAAGCCTCAGAAAGAAATGCAGTCCATTCGTGGCAACAAGATTTCCATGGTCTTTCAGGAGCCCATGACGTCCCTCAACCCCCTGCATAGCATTGAGAAACAGATTAACGAGACCCTGTTGGTGCACAAAGGGATGAGCCAGTCGGAGGCGGGAAAACGCGTACGCGAGTTATTGGATCTGGTTGGCCTGGAGGCCACGGACGAACGGCTGAAAGCCTACCCTCACCAGCTTTCCGGCGGACAACGCCAACGGGTCATGATTGCCATGGCACTGGCCAACGAGCCGGATCTGCTCATTGCTGACGAGCCGACAACGGCGCTGGATGTAACCATTCAGGCTCAGATCCTCGAATTGCTGCTGGACCTTCAGAAACGTCTGGGCATGGCTATTCTCCTCATCACACACGATCTGGGGATCGTTCGGAAAATGGCCAAGGATGTGTGTGTGATGACGAACGGTACAATTGTAGAGGCAGGACCCGTTCAGCAGATATTTGACGCCCCACAGCATGACTACACAAAAATGCTGTTATCGGCGGAACCAAAGGGTCTGCCTGTTATCAAGGATCAGAACGCACCCGAAATCATGCGCGGCAATCATCTAAAAGTCTATTTTCCCATCAAGGCGGGTTTATTGAAACGCACTGTTGATCATGTAAAAGCTGTAGATGATATTTCAGTCTGTGTTCAGGCGGGACACACGGTGGGGGTTGTAGGCGAAAGCGGGTCGGGTAAATCAACCCTGGGCCTCGCATTGCTGCGTCTGATCCGATCTCAGGGAGACATCCTGTATAACGGGAAATCCATTCAGAACGCCGACTGGAAAACCTTGCGCCCGTTGCGGTCAGAAATTCAGGTTGTGTTTCAGGACCCCTATTCCAGTTTGAGCCCCAGATTATCCGTTGGACAAATCATTGAAGAGGGGCTTCTTGTTCATTATGGTCGCGGTGATGCCAAAGAGCGACGGGCGTTGATCGGTGAAACCCTCAATGAAGTTGGGCTAGACCCAGATGCACAGGATCGCTATCCCCATGAATTTTCGGGTGGGCAACGGCAACGGATCTCCATCGCCCGGGCCCTGATCCTGAAACCCAAATTCATCATTCTGGACGAGCCAACGTCAGCGCTTGATATGTCCGTTCAGGCACAGATCGTTGATCTCTTGCGAGACTTGCAGCAAAAACACAACCTTGCGTACCTGTTTATCAGTCACGATTTGAAGGTCGTGCGCGCCCTTGCGGATACGGTTCTTGTCATGAAAGATGGAAAAGTAGTTGAACAAGGCCCTGCGGATCAGATATTTGATAACCCTGAAACACTTTATACCAAAGCCCTTATGAAAGCGGCTTTTGATCTCGCCACCCTATAA
- a CDS encoding MarR family winged helix-turn-helix transcriptional regulator has translation MQGHSNTQAVLKLWEQSLTELIRRDGPDLSARQMAIMLIVYLDPPPHTVRGLAAHLKISKPAVTRALDTLSKLDLLKRRPDERDKRSITVARTVKGSVYLSEFSEVIEQSAWHHLAE, from the coding sequence ATGCAGGGACACAGTAATACTCAAGCGGTTCTGAAATTATGGGAGCAATCCCTTACGGAGTTAATCCGGCGGGATGGCCCGGATCTGTCCGCACGCCAGATGGCGATCATGCTTATCGTGTATTTGGACCCTCCGCCCCATACAGTTCGTGGATTGGCGGCGCATTTGAAAATTTCCAAACCAGCCGTAACCCGCGCACTTGATACGCTCAGCAAGCTAGACCTTTTAAAACGCCGTCCCGATGAACGGGATAAGCGATCAATAACCGTGGCACGAACTGTCAAAGGCTCTGTATATCTGAGTGAGTTTTCTGAGGTGATTGAACAATCGGCGTGGCATCATCTCGCTGAATAA